A window of Miscanthus floridulus cultivar M001 chromosome 12, ASM1932011v1, whole genome shotgun sequence genomic DNA:
CATGCGTCCGCCACTACAGCAATCTTGTTCGCTAGTTTGAACCCATCCAGATCGGCATCCCGCACCATCATCTCAACCTCACATGCATATGCTAactagctagttgatcatcgcaTCATTGTCGCGCTTCGTTCCGGCGGCCACCTATAAATACCACACCCGAACACCGTCTCCAACCATCACAAGCACTTAGCAATCGAGCCATCAAGAGCTAGCTCCTCTCGAAGCTCACTCTGCTCTGTGCCTGTGGTCAAGAGGACACACACTGCTGTGTGCAGCAATGGCAGGCAAGGCGTCGGTCGCGCTGTTCCTGGCCGTGAACCTGGTGGTGTTCGCCATGGCCAGCGCCTGCGGTGGCGACTGCCCCACGCCGCCGACCCCTTCGACGCCGACCCCGACGCCGGCCTCGTCCGGCAAGTGCCCCCGCGACGCGCTCAAGCTGGGCGTGTGCGCCAATGTTCTGGGCCTGATCAAGGCCAAGGTGGGCGTGCCGCCCACGGAGCCATGCTGCCCGCTGCTGGAGGGGCtcgtcgacctcgaggccgcacTCTGCCTCTGCACCGCCATCAAGGGCAAAATCCTCGGCATCAACCTCAACCTGCCCGTCGACCTCAGCCTCATCCTCAACCACTGCGGCAAGACCGTGCCCACCGGATTCAAGTGCCTCTAGGCTAGCCAAGAGCATCATGCCGGCGTGTTCTTTTGCTTGTCATTCGTCTCTTACTGTCTTTGCTTGCTAAGCTAGCTCTGCATGAGTACGTGTCGGCGCGAACACGCCAAGTACGTACGTATGTAGCCGGTTTGATGAGCAGCTTTCGCTTTTGGGGTGTTTCTTTTTATGTAAGTGCCTCGTCCTTTGTATGGACAGTGTCACTGAACTATTTTGATTGTTATTCTTTTATTTGTAATATCTAGCAATATATATGCCTGATGAATAAAGCTCATATTGTTCGAAATATGTGCATATTGTTCTAATATCAGATTTTATTATGAGTCGTATTTCATTTTCATACACGTTTGCAAATACACTACATAAAACATAATTAACTGAGGCAATAATCCATAACCATTTGTACGTTGAGATGTAGAATTACTAGCATTCATGATACTATTCATCCATGTGCAATCTCCAACCGACCAAAAACACTCTCAAAATCTCTGAAATATAACATTGCCTTCAAGAATTGCCAAATTCAGACGGAATGCAACAAAGCATAGATGTGAAACAACCATCTTCAATGTATGTCTATGgtgtttcatagacatttaatcCACGATCATCTAAAGTTGAAAACCAAGCCAATGAGAGTTCATCTACATAAACTCTAATTCTTTCTCTTCCTGAAACATTGTTATGTCATAAAAAATATTATGTGAAAACTTATTAAATGCCAATGAAACTCACAACATTCTCCCTGAGATTTGCTACTTGTACTATCTCCATCCTAAAAAAAACAATAATTCTAGGATCGGTCAAAGAAAAACTATCATAAGTTTAATTTAAGTTTACATAAAAATAATCAACATGTATGACTCTAAATAAAGATACTATAAACATTATATTTCTACTTATttaatggtatttatttgatatgatAAATATAATATGTTTAAAAAAAATTGGTTAAACTTTAAATCATTTAACTTATTATTTTAGAATTAtattattttaggacggagggagtagcagTTGGCcagtttggttgggcttttggctttggcttttggccccaaaagtcaaaagcccaaccaaaggggcttgcttttggagggtgctttttcagaagcagctgcttttccgtagttcatttttgaaagtggATTGACCCTTGCTTTGTGGCTTTTGGCTTTATgctttcgaaattggtggaataaaaagctcttccatagtgtttcaagagagataaagataaaaggtatattttatacttgtttaaccaaacagctttagCTTTTCTACAGTCACagccacagcagcttttccacagctcacagcccacagagcttttttttcccacagccacagctcaaccaaacagggccttagtgtaGAGTGTAGCATCCAGTCCAACGTCCTCATCAAGATAAGAAGTCACGGTTGGTAACACCACGTGCAGGTGATGACTGATGCGTCCGTGTGCAGCCATGTCGCGAATCGCGGAAAGCTTTGCTTTTTCTGTGCTTTGTACTGTAGTAGGAGTAGTATAGTCCGTGCCGTGGAGTCTCTCCGACTACTTAGTAAAATCTATATAATAAGATTAATACAGCTGTAGAAGTACGGGACGCAACTTATGTTTTACCTTCCACGCCCGTACGGACGGCCTCCTGCCCTTGATGGCATCCGCGTCCCCCCTCCCTGGGCAATCGAGGGCCCAAAGGGCAGAGAGCTCGGCCCCACCAGCCTGTTGGTTAGctgttcgtatcgttgctgattcgtgaAGATAGTACTACTGACTGATGTGTGAgagaaaatattgttccggctgaaaatttacaaaTCCTTTACGATAAGCCTCAGTCAAACGAAGAGGCTTGGTCCATACTTGCTGTACACCATACCCTTCATCATCATCCCAAGGACCGTGCAATCCACGCTTGGCTGGCCTCTCAACTTGCtcggttctttctctctttcttccaCTGTGGTCAATGTTTTCCTCCTCACACGATGACCGTCCTACAACATGGTTTGAAGGTTCACACATGCAAGCGAGGTCAGGTACAAGTCAATTGAACTCAACGTTCCGTCACAGTAATAAGGACGGATCCGGTGCAGTGACAATAGCCACTGCACATTAAAAAGCTGTCCCCGGTCGTGAGATCAGCATGTTCACGAAAGCCATCTACACACCTTATCACTGTAGCATCGTATCCGGACGTTGTCTGCGAAATCGGACAGCCACGAATGCGTGCGGTCTAACTTGCCGTGGCAATAACCACTGCATTGTATCTCCGTCACtgtaataaaaaaagaaaaaaacgttCAGGGAAGCCAAGCTATATTTACAAACAATTATACCACGGTAAAACACAAAAGTACTGTTCAACAGTACATCTGAactttcaaattttatcttggtGATGGAACTGATCAATATCAATTTACAAGCAAAGCCAAAAAATCGCCTTGCTTTCAGAGGAAAAGAAAGCAAAATTAACTAAAAAACTGAGCCGATCCGTTCCTCTTCAGCTTCCGCACAATTCTACCCTCCTTCCCTGTATATGTCACCTTACAGTCTCAGAGGTTTCCAGAAGGTACAGCAACTATTGTCCCAGGCTGCAGATTTGCGTGATACAATTGAATTGGCCATCAGAATTTGTCAACGTGAATGTAGATTAGCTGTTCAAACTGAGCAACAGAAGTGATCAATCAATCATATGTATCTGCCGTGCCCACCTCAGTATAGCTTTGTGAACTCGGCGTTCTGGTTAGGTTCTCCGAGCCTGAATGCATCCCTCTCGATCAGGACATGCAAGGAGCTCATTGTCTTGACCAAAGATGCCCAGATCAAGGGTGCGCAGCAGAACGCATAGGCAAACACTGCCAATGCCCTGACAACACCATTTAGATACCAAGGGAAGGCCATCACCAATAGCGCGCCGATGAATCCAAACCATGTTGTGAGGACGGTCATCGGGTGGAGGAGGAAAACGTTGATCACAatggaagaagagagagagaaccAAGCAAGTAGAGAGGCCAGCCAAGCAGTGGATGGACGGTCCTTGGGATGATGAAGAAGGGTATGGTGTAGGCAGCAAGTATGGACCAAGCTGCCACTACTCTCAGAAGGGAGAGCAAGAACATAGTGTTTTTCTCCATTCTTCGGTTGTAGCACATCTTGGACAAGCTAGGCCGCGCCAGTCGGGTCACTGCTATGACTCCAATGTACAGTACAGCCTGAATTAATACTACTGGTATCTCCGATGAATACCTGTTTTGCATAACATTAACATATTATAACGAAACATAGGTTCTGCATTTCAGAAACTAAAAATCAGCATCCTAACCAGCAtgacctccccctaacccccaaCTTAGGAGTAATATTATACCCTTAATTATAAGAATCCCCTACTTTCTGGAACTTTATATTACCAACGATAAAAAAGAAACATGACAACTTCTTGCCTTATGTAACTTTATC
This region includes:
- the LOC136496929 gene encoding 14 kDa proline-rich protein DC2.15-like; translation: MAGKASVALFLAVNLVVFAMASACGGDCPTPPTPSTPTPTPASSGKCPRDALKLGVCANVLGLIKAKVGVPPTEPCCPLLEGLVDLEAALCLCTAIKGKILGINLNLPVDLSLILNHCGKTVPTGFKCL